From Brassica oleracea var. oleracea cultivar TO1000 chromosome C3, BOL, whole genome shotgun sequence, a single genomic window includes:
- the LOC106328804 gene encoding ABC transporter G family member 31-like isoform X2 translates to MKTRKHKLTILKDISGIIKPGRMTLLLGPPGSGKSTLLLALAGKLDQTLKKTGNITYNGESFNEFHVKRTSAYISQTDNHIAELTVRETLDFAARCQGANEGFAGIMKDLTRLEKERSVRPSSEIDVFMKAASVSGSKHSVSTDYVLRVLGLDVCSDTMVGNDMMRGVSGGQRKRVTTGEMTVGPRKTLFMDEISTGLDSSTTFQIVKCVRNFVHLMDGTVLMALLQPAPETFDLFDDLILLSEGYMVYQGPRQDVVGFFESLGFCLPPRKGVADFLQEVTSKKDQAQYWADPSKPYQFIPVSDIAAAFRSSKYGHAADSKLATPFDKSSADPSALCRTQYAISGWENLKVCFGREMLLINRHRFLYTFRTCQVAFVGFVTATMFLRTRLHSTNEAYGNEYLSCLFYGLVHMMFNGFSELPLMISRLPVFYKQRDNSFHPAWSWSIASWLLRVPYSVLESVVWTCVVYYSVGLAPSPGRFFRYMLLLFSVHQMALGLFRMMASLARDMVIANTFGSAAILAVFLLGGFVIPKDDIKPWWTWGFWVSPLSYGQRAIAVNEFTATRWMEPSAISNTSVGFNFLRLRSFPTEDNWYWIGVGVLIAYALLFNNIVTVALAYLNPLRKARAVVLDDPNEETQTASAKQGRSEKKGMILPFKPLTMTFHNINYYVDMPKEMRSQGVPETRLQLLSNVSGVFAPGVLTALVGSSGAGKTTLMDVLAGRKTGGYIEGDIKISGYQKEQQTFARISGYVEQNDIHSPQVTVEESLWFSASLRLPQEITKDQKKEFVEEVMRLVELDSLRYALVGLPGTTGLSTEQRKRLTIAVELVANPSIIFMDEPTSGLDARAAAIVMRTVRNTVDTGRTVVCTIHQPSIDIFEAFDELLLMKRGGQVIYGGKLGQHSQVMVDYFQGVEGVPAISSGYNPATWMLDVTTPTLEEKFNMDFADLYKKSQQFREVEANIKQLSVPPEGSKAITFASRYSQSQLSQFRLCLWKQNLVYWRSPAYNLVRLLFTTVAAIILGTVFWDVGSKRTSTQDLVTVMGALYSACLFLGVSNASSVQPIVSIERTVFYREKSAGMYSPIPYAAAQGLVEIPYIFTQTILYGVITYFTIGFERTFSKFILYLVFMFLTFTYFTFYGMMAVGLTPNQHLAAVISSAFYSLWNLLSGFLVQKPLIPVWWIWFYYICPVAWTLQGVILSQLGDVESIINEPMFHGTVKQFIEQDFGFKPGMIGVSVAVLVGFCALFFSGFALSVKFLNFQRR, encoded by the exons ATGAAGACTAGAAAACACAAGCTAACCATATTGAAAGATATCAGTGGTATTATCAAACCAGGAAG GATGACTTTGCTATTAGGACCACCAGGTTCCGGAAAATCGACTTTACTTCTTGCTCTCGCAGGAAAACTTGATCAAACTTTAAAG AAAACGGGTAACATCACTTACAATGGAGAGAGTTTTAACGAGTTTCATGTTAAAAGGACTTCAGCATATATTAGTCAAACAGATAATCACATTGCTGAACTTACTGTTCGTGAAACTCTTGATTTTGCTGCAAGATGTCAGGGCGCAAACGAAGGCTTTGCAG GTATCATGAAAGATCTAACCCGATTAGAGAAAGAAAGGAGTGTACGTCCTTCTTCTGAGATTGATGTTTTCATGAAG GCTGCTTCTGTGAGTGGTAGTAAGCATAGTGTTTCCACGGACTATGTGCTTAGGGTGCTTGGTCTTGATGTATGTTCGGATACAATGGTTGGTAATGATATGATGAGAGGTGTTTCAGGAGGTCAGAGGAAAAGAGTAACAACAG GAGAGATGACCGTGGGGCCAAGAAAAACATTGTTTATGGATGAAATATCTACTGGTCTGGATAGCTCAACGACTTTCCAGATTGTGAAATGTGTCAGAAACTTTGTCCATTTAATGGATGGAACCGTTCTTATGGCACTTCTTCAGCCTGCACCAGAAACATTTGATCTCTTTGACGATTTGATTCTTCTATCAGAAGGTTACATGGTTTATCAAGGTCCTCGACAAGATGTGGTCGGATTTTTCGAGTCTCTAGGATTCTGTCTCCCACCACGTAAAGGTGTTGCAGATTTTCTCCAAGAG GTGACCTCCAAAAAGGATCAAGCTCAGTATTGGGCAGATCCTTCTAAGCCTTATCAATTCATTCCTGTCTCAGACATAGCGGCTGCATTCCGCAGCTCGAAGTACGGGCATGCTGCAGATTCAAAGCTTGCAACACCATTTGATAAGTCATCCGCGGATCCTTCAGCTTTATGCAGAACACAATATGCCATATCAGGATGGGAAAACCTCAAAGTTTGCTTTGGACGAGAAATGCTATTGATCAACCGACACAGGTTTCTTTACACTTTTAGGACATGCCAG GTTGCATTTGTGGGATTTGTCACAGCCACAATGTTCTTGAGAACAAGATTACATTCAACAAACGAAGCATATGGCAACGAATATCTATCTTGCCTTTTCTACGGCCTAGTGCACATGATGTTCAATGGTTTCTCTGAACTGCCTCTCATGATATCGCGTCTCCCCGTTTTTTACAAGCAAAGGGATAACTCGTTTCATCCCGCTTGGTCCTGGTCTATTGCCAGCTGGTTATTGCGTGTGCCTTACTCTGTCCTTGAATCTGTTGTCTGGACTTGTGTGGTATACTACAGTGTGGGACTTGCTCCCTCACCAGGAAG ATTTTTCCGATACATGTTACTCCTCTTCTCGGTGCATCAAATGGCCCTCGGTTTGTTTCGTATGATGGCTTCTCTAGCAAGGGATATGGTCATTGCCAACACATTCGGATCAGCAGCAATCTTAGCAGTGTTCTTGCTTGGTGGATTCGTTATTCCAAAAG ATGATATTAAACCCTGGTGGACTTGGGGCTTTTGGGTTTCGCCGTTATCCTATGGGCAACGTGCCATTGCGGTCAATGAATTCACAGCCACACGGTGGATGGAG CCATCCGCTATCTCGAATACTTCAGTTGGATTCAACTTTCTCAGGCTACGCAGTTTTCCAACAGAGGACAACTGGTACTGGATTGGAGTCGGGGTCCTCATTGCTTATGCACTTCTCTTCAACAACATTGTCACTGTCGCCTTGGCTTATCTTAACC CTCTAAGAAAAGCTAGAGCAGTTGTTTTAGACGATCCGAATGAAGAAACTCAAACTGCTTCAGCAAAGCAAGGAAGAAGTGAGAAAAAAGGAATGATTCTTCCATTCAAACCATTAACAATGACTTTCCACAATATCAACTATTATGTTGATATGCCAAAG GAAATGCGTTCTCAAGGTGTACCAGAGACAAGACTACAACTGTTATCGAACGTGAGTGGAGTCTTCGCCCCTGGTGTTCTCACAGCTTTAGTTGGATCAAGCGGTGCAGGAAAAACTACATTGATGGATGTTCTTGCCGGTCGAAAGACCGGTGGCTACATCGAGGGAGATATCAAAATCTCCGGTTACCAAAAAGAACAACAAACGTTTGCTAGAATATCCGGATACGTTGAGCAGAACGATATACATTCTCCTCAAGTAACCGTTGAGGAGTCCCTTTGGTTTTCAGCTAGCCTTCGCCTTCCTCAAGAGATTACCAAAGATCAGAAAAAG GAATTTGTGGAAGAAGTTATGAGACTAGTAGAGCTTGATAGTCTCAGATATGCGCTAGTTGGTTTACCTGGTACGACCGGACTTTCGACAGAACAGAGGAAACGTCTAACAATTGCGGTTGAGTTAGTGGCAAACCCATCGATTATTTTCATGGATGAACCAACATCTGGGCTTGATGCAAGAGCAGCCGCCATCGTTATGAGAACTGTTAGGAACACTGTTGACACTGGAAGAACAGTGGTTTGCACCATTCACCAACCCAGCATTGACATTTTTGAGGCTTTTGACGAG CTGCTTCTAATGAAACGTGGAGGACAAGTTATATATGGTGGAAAATTGGGTCAACACTCTCAGGTTATGGTAGACTACTTTCAG GGGGTTGAAGGAGTCCCTGCAATCTCAAGTGGTTACAATCCAGCAACTTGGATGCTTGACGTAACTACACCTACTTTGGAGGAGAAATTTAACATGGACTTTGCAGATTTATACAAGAAATCTCAACAGTTTAG AGAAGTGGAGGCGAACATCAAACAGCTCAGTGTTCCACCAGAGGGCTCAAAGGCAATAACGTTCGCTTCAAGATACTCACAAAGCCAATTATCTCAGTTTCGACTCTGCCTCTGGAAACAGAACCTTGTCTACTGGAGAAGTCCAGCGTACAACCTCGTGAGATTGCTCTTTACAACTGTCGCTGCGATTATACTCGGCACTGTGTTCTGGGACGTTGGTTCCAAGAGGACTTCCACACAAGATCTGGTCACCGTTATGGGAGCTCTCTACTCGGCTTGTCTCTTTCTTGGAGTTAGTAATGCTTCGTCGGTACAACCAATCGTTTCAATCGAGAGAACAGTTTTCTACAGAGAGAAATCCGCAGGAATGTATTCTCCAATTCCGTATGCAGCAGCTCAAGGCCTTGTGGAGATACCTTACATTTTCACCCAAACCATTCTGTATGGTGTCATCACTTACTTCACCATTGGTTTCGAAAGAACGTTCAGTAAGTTTATACTCTACTTGGTGTTCATGTTCCTCACTTTCACCTACTTCACCTTCTACGGCATGATGGCGGTTGGTCTCACCCCGAATCAGCACTTAGCCGCTGTGATCTCCTCTGCGTTTTACTCTCTCTGGAATCTACTCTCTGGTTTCCTCGTCCAAAAACCT TTGATTCCAGTGTGGTGGATATGGTTCTATTACATATGTCCAGTGGCGTGGACACTTCAAGGAGTGATACTCTCACAGCTTGGCGACGTGGAGAGCATCATTAACGAGCCAATGTTCCATGGGACAGTCAAGCAGTTTATTGAACAGGACTTCGGGTTTAAGCCAGGCATGATTGGTGTCTCTGTTGCTGTTCTTGTCGGATTTTGCGCTCTCTTCTTCTCTGGATTCGCACTTTCAGTCAAGTTCCTCAATTTCCAGAGAAGATAA
- the LOC106328804 gene encoding ABC transporter G family member 31-like isoform X1 has translation MAAASNGSEYFDIDVETGRKSFARPSNAETVEQDEEDLRWEAIGRLPSQRQGSHLATLRRSQTSGYADGNVVQTIDVRKLDRSDREMVVRQALATSDQDNYKLLSAIKERLDRVGMEVPKIEVRFENLKVEADVQAGTRALPTLVNVSRDFIERVLSSLRIMKTRKHKLTILKDISGIIKPGRMTLLLGPPGSGKSTLLLALAGKLDQTLKKTGNITYNGESFNEFHVKRTSAYISQTDNHIAELTVRETLDFAARCQGANEGFAGIMKDLTRLEKERSVRPSSEIDVFMKAASVSGSKHSVSTDYVLRVLGLDVCSDTMVGNDMMRGVSGGQRKRVTTGEMTVGPRKTLFMDEISTGLDSSTTFQIVKCVRNFVHLMDGTVLMALLQPAPETFDLFDDLILLSEGYMVYQGPRQDVVGFFESLGFCLPPRKGVADFLQEVTSKKDQAQYWADPSKPYQFIPVSDIAAAFRSSKYGHAADSKLATPFDKSSADPSALCRTQYAISGWENLKVCFGREMLLINRHRFLYTFRTCQVAFVGFVTATMFLRTRLHSTNEAYGNEYLSCLFYGLVHMMFNGFSELPLMISRLPVFYKQRDNSFHPAWSWSIASWLLRVPYSVLESVVWTCVVYYSVGLAPSPGRFFRYMLLLFSVHQMALGLFRMMASLARDMVIANTFGSAAILAVFLLGGFVIPKDDIKPWWTWGFWVSPLSYGQRAIAVNEFTATRWMEPSAISNTSVGFNFLRLRSFPTEDNWYWIGVGVLIAYALLFNNIVTVALAYLNPLRKARAVVLDDPNEETQTASAKQGRSEKKGMILPFKPLTMTFHNINYYVDMPKEMRSQGVPETRLQLLSNVSGVFAPGVLTALVGSSGAGKTTLMDVLAGRKTGGYIEGDIKISGYQKEQQTFARISGYVEQNDIHSPQVTVEESLWFSASLRLPQEITKDQKKEFVEEVMRLVELDSLRYALVGLPGTTGLSTEQRKRLTIAVELVANPSIIFMDEPTSGLDARAAAIVMRTVRNTVDTGRTVVCTIHQPSIDIFEAFDELLLMKRGGQVIYGGKLGQHSQVMVDYFQGVEGVPAISSGYNPATWMLDVTTPTLEEKFNMDFADLYKKSQQFREVEANIKQLSVPPEGSKAITFASRYSQSQLSQFRLCLWKQNLVYWRSPAYNLVRLLFTTVAAIILGTVFWDVGSKRTSTQDLVTVMGALYSACLFLGVSNASSVQPIVSIERTVFYREKSAGMYSPIPYAAAQGLVEIPYIFTQTILYGVITYFTIGFERTFSKFILYLVFMFLTFTYFTFYGMMAVGLTPNQHLAAVISSAFYSLWNLLSGFLVQKPLIPVWWIWFYYICPVAWTLQGVILSQLGDVESIINEPMFHGTVKQFIEQDFGFKPGMIGVSVAVLVGFCALFFSGFALSVKFLNFQRR, from the exons ATGGCGGCTGCTTCCAATGGGAGTGAGTATTTCGACATCGACGTCGAGACGGGAAGAAAATCGTTCGCGCGGCCGTCGAACGCTGAGACAGTGGAGCAGGACGAAGAAGATCTGAGATGGGAGGCGATCGGACGGTTACCGTCGCAGAGACAAGGGAGCCATTTAGCGACTCTGCGTCGGTCGCAAACTTCTGGTTACGCAGACGGGAACGTCGTGCAGACGATTGACGTAAGGAAGCTCGATCGTTCGGATCGTGAGATGGTTGTTCGTCAAGCTCTCGCCACTAGCGATCAGGATAATTACAAGCTTCTCTCCGCTATCAAGGAACGGCTCGATAG AGTTGGTATGGAAGTTCCCAAGATTGAAGTCCGGTTCGAGAATTTGAAAGTTGAAGCTGATGTTCAAGCCGGTACAAGAGCTTTACCGACTTTGGTTAACGTTTCTCGTGATTTCATCGAG CGTGTTTTAAGCAGTTTGAGAATAATGAAGACTAGAAAACACAAGCTAACCATATTGAAAGATATCAGTGGTATTATCAAACCAGGAAG GATGACTTTGCTATTAGGACCACCAGGTTCCGGAAAATCGACTTTACTTCTTGCTCTCGCAGGAAAACTTGATCAAACTTTAAAG AAAACGGGTAACATCACTTACAATGGAGAGAGTTTTAACGAGTTTCATGTTAAAAGGACTTCAGCATATATTAGTCAAACAGATAATCACATTGCTGAACTTACTGTTCGTGAAACTCTTGATTTTGCTGCAAGATGTCAGGGCGCAAACGAAGGCTTTGCAG GTATCATGAAAGATCTAACCCGATTAGAGAAAGAAAGGAGTGTACGTCCTTCTTCTGAGATTGATGTTTTCATGAAG GCTGCTTCTGTGAGTGGTAGTAAGCATAGTGTTTCCACGGACTATGTGCTTAGGGTGCTTGGTCTTGATGTATGTTCGGATACAATGGTTGGTAATGATATGATGAGAGGTGTTTCAGGAGGTCAGAGGAAAAGAGTAACAACAG GAGAGATGACCGTGGGGCCAAGAAAAACATTGTTTATGGATGAAATATCTACTGGTCTGGATAGCTCAACGACTTTCCAGATTGTGAAATGTGTCAGAAACTTTGTCCATTTAATGGATGGAACCGTTCTTATGGCACTTCTTCAGCCTGCACCAGAAACATTTGATCTCTTTGACGATTTGATTCTTCTATCAGAAGGTTACATGGTTTATCAAGGTCCTCGACAAGATGTGGTCGGATTTTTCGAGTCTCTAGGATTCTGTCTCCCACCACGTAAAGGTGTTGCAGATTTTCTCCAAGAG GTGACCTCCAAAAAGGATCAAGCTCAGTATTGGGCAGATCCTTCTAAGCCTTATCAATTCATTCCTGTCTCAGACATAGCGGCTGCATTCCGCAGCTCGAAGTACGGGCATGCTGCAGATTCAAAGCTTGCAACACCATTTGATAAGTCATCCGCGGATCCTTCAGCTTTATGCAGAACACAATATGCCATATCAGGATGGGAAAACCTCAAAGTTTGCTTTGGACGAGAAATGCTATTGATCAACCGACACAGGTTTCTTTACACTTTTAGGACATGCCAG GTTGCATTTGTGGGATTTGTCACAGCCACAATGTTCTTGAGAACAAGATTACATTCAACAAACGAAGCATATGGCAACGAATATCTATCTTGCCTTTTCTACGGCCTAGTGCACATGATGTTCAATGGTTTCTCTGAACTGCCTCTCATGATATCGCGTCTCCCCGTTTTTTACAAGCAAAGGGATAACTCGTTTCATCCCGCTTGGTCCTGGTCTATTGCCAGCTGGTTATTGCGTGTGCCTTACTCTGTCCTTGAATCTGTTGTCTGGACTTGTGTGGTATACTACAGTGTGGGACTTGCTCCCTCACCAGGAAG ATTTTTCCGATACATGTTACTCCTCTTCTCGGTGCATCAAATGGCCCTCGGTTTGTTTCGTATGATGGCTTCTCTAGCAAGGGATATGGTCATTGCCAACACATTCGGATCAGCAGCAATCTTAGCAGTGTTCTTGCTTGGTGGATTCGTTATTCCAAAAG ATGATATTAAACCCTGGTGGACTTGGGGCTTTTGGGTTTCGCCGTTATCCTATGGGCAACGTGCCATTGCGGTCAATGAATTCACAGCCACACGGTGGATGGAG CCATCCGCTATCTCGAATACTTCAGTTGGATTCAACTTTCTCAGGCTACGCAGTTTTCCAACAGAGGACAACTGGTACTGGATTGGAGTCGGGGTCCTCATTGCTTATGCACTTCTCTTCAACAACATTGTCACTGTCGCCTTGGCTTATCTTAACC CTCTAAGAAAAGCTAGAGCAGTTGTTTTAGACGATCCGAATGAAGAAACTCAAACTGCTTCAGCAAAGCAAGGAAGAAGTGAGAAAAAAGGAATGATTCTTCCATTCAAACCATTAACAATGACTTTCCACAATATCAACTATTATGTTGATATGCCAAAG GAAATGCGTTCTCAAGGTGTACCAGAGACAAGACTACAACTGTTATCGAACGTGAGTGGAGTCTTCGCCCCTGGTGTTCTCACAGCTTTAGTTGGATCAAGCGGTGCAGGAAAAACTACATTGATGGATGTTCTTGCCGGTCGAAAGACCGGTGGCTACATCGAGGGAGATATCAAAATCTCCGGTTACCAAAAAGAACAACAAACGTTTGCTAGAATATCCGGATACGTTGAGCAGAACGATATACATTCTCCTCAAGTAACCGTTGAGGAGTCCCTTTGGTTTTCAGCTAGCCTTCGCCTTCCTCAAGAGATTACCAAAGATCAGAAAAAG GAATTTGTGGAAGAAGTTATGAGACTAGTAGAGCTTGATAGTCTCAGATATGCGCTAGTTGGTTTACCTGGTACGACCGGACTTTCGACAGAACAGAGGAAACGTCTAACAATTGCGGTTGAGTTAGTGGCAAACCCATCGATTATTTTCATGGATGAACCAACATCTGGGCTTGATGCAAGAGCAGCCGCCATCGTTATGAGAACTGTTAGGAACACTGTTGACACTGGAAGAACAGTGGTTTGCACCATTCACCAACCCAGCATTGACATTTTTGAGGCTTTTGACGAG CTGCTTCTAATGAAACGTGGAGGACAAGTTATATATGGTGGAAAATTGGGTCAACACTCTCAGGTTATGGTAGACTACTTTCAG GGGGTTGAAGGAGTCCCTGCAATCTCAAGTGGTTACAATCCAGCAACTTGGATGCTTGACGTAACTACACCTACTTTGGAGGAGAAATTTAACATGGACTTTGCAGATTTATACAAGAAATCTCAACAGTTTAG AGAAGTGGAGGCGAACATCAAACAGCTCAGTGTTCCACCAGAGGGCTCAAAGGCAATAACGTTCGCTTCAAGATACTCACAAAGCCAATTATCTCAGTTTCGACTCTGCCTCTGGAAACAGAACCTTGTCTACTGGAGAAGTCCAGCGTACAACCTCGTGAGATTGCTCTTTACAACTGTCGCTGCGATTATACTCGGCACTGTGTTCTGGGACGTTGGTTCCAAGAGGACTTCCACACAAGATCTGGTCACCGTTATGGGAGCTCTCTACTCGGCTTGTCTCTTTCTTGGAGTTAGTAATGCTTCGTCGGTACAACCAATCGTTTCAATCGAGAGAACAGTTTTCTACAGAGAGAAATCCGCAGGAATGTATTCTCCAATTCCGTATGCAGCAGCTCAAGGCCTTGTGGAGATACCTTACATTTTCACCCAAACCATTCTGTATGGTGTCATCACTTACTTCACCATTGGTTTCGAAAGAACGTTCAGTAAGTTTATACTCTACTTGGTGTTCATGTTCCTCACTTTCACCTACTTCACCTTCTACGGCATGATGGCGGTTGGTCTCACCCCGAATCAGCACTTAGCCGCTGTGATCTCCTCTGCGTTTTACTCTCTCTGGAATCTACTCTCTGGTTTCCTCGTCCAAAAACCT TTGATTCCAGTGTGGTGGATATGGTTCTATTACATATGTCCAGTGGCGTGGACACTTCAAGGAGTGATACTCTCACAGCTTGGCGACGTGGAGAGCATCATTAACGAGCCAATGTTCCATGGGACAGTCAAGCAGTTTATTGAACAGGACTTCGGGTTTAAGCCAGGCATGATTGGTGTCTCTGTTGCTGTTCTTGTCGGATTTTGCGCTCTCTTCTTCTCTGGATTCGCACTTTCAGTCAAGTTCCTCAATTTCCAGAGAAGATAA